TCATCTATGACTGGTGAACAAGCTGAGGGCTTGGTCTCACTTGTTTCAGCACTCTGCACGCCCGCCCGCCCCCACCATGCACACAGTGGACATTAGCAGCACCTTGCAGTTTTGCTCATGTCCAGACatcttaaatgtattttacagctgaaaaGTCTGCTCCTCATTGCAGTGGAGCAAGGACTATGCAGTCAACATAATAGCGTGAtgatggaaattattatttttaacaggcCATGGAAATTATACAGCAATTTAAGCATGCGAGTACAAAAGCTTCGAGCAATAAGAACTATTATTTGCCTTGTCCATATGGTCTCAAATTTGCCCAAAATTGTATCAAATACCCTTCTCTTCAGACTACAAAATAGGTATAAAAAAATTCAGGTAGGTGCATAGTATTTAATCTCTATATGGGTGCCTACCTCTTTATGATAAGAGAGATATTTGCTCCTAAACACAGACGTAGTTGTGCACAGCGCTACGGAGGCCTGGTCTTTATTTGAGACCCTACTAATTAACACCATTCAAATATAAAATGAGTATCTGACACTACAGAtgtgtttgtgtattttctttacaGGCAGGCTGGAGTCTTTCTCAAAAGAGGCCCACACAGGATAGGAAGCGCTTACAAGAAGGCTGTCTACACTCAGTACACTGATCATTTATATGATGTGATAGTTGACAAACCTTCCTGGCTGGGTTTTTTAGGCCCTATCATTAAGGGAGAAGTTGGAGATTCCATTATTATTCACTTGAAAAACTTTGCTTCCAGAAGCTACACGCTACATCCACATGGTGTAAGATacacaaaggaaaatgaaggtaAGCTTGAGTCCGTTCTGTGCCAGTATTTATCAGAAGTTAATCGTTCCTCTGAGCGTAAGCGATATTCTTTCATCAAAGAGAAGACTGGTCAAGtaaataaagatttaaaacagGACACAATCAATTTAAAATAGGAGCTAAGAAGTTTGGTAGTGTTTTCAAGAGCGAAATACAAAGCCAAAAGTGGAATTCATAAAGAAGGCAATTTTAGATCAACATTTCACCTGAAAGAAGAGTATTTATATTTCACCTGAAATAAGGGTATAAAGGTATATAAGAGATGTGGGTATTGAGGATATCTAAAGGAAAAATTGATGCTGTTGTGAAGAAGATATTGTTAACAGTGATAACTTACAGTTCCAAACTCTTAACACTGAATTTGTAAATATTGTATATAAGATACACAAGAATTTCTTAAAATGGAGAAACAGCTACTGCTTAGTAATAAATCAATGAGATAAAAGTCTGACACACTTTAAGATGTATTGTAGGGGTGCTGTTGGGATTAGTGATGATTTGCCCTTGCAATAAGCTGGTCTTGCCACACTCAGGCGATGGGGGATTTTCTGCACCAGGCGGCACCAGAATATGGCTGTTGAAAGTTTTATTAATGGGCCTTAAAAACAGCATGTGAATTGTTGAGAATACGATGTTGTCTCAAAAGCAgtctttaaaaatttttcattagAAGAATTCATGAAGTATCAGCTTAACTTCTAATATTTCCTGAAGTTTTTTGTTACAACTAGTACGTGGCTTGATATAGACACATTCTGTGGGAGCAGAACAGTGTGTTGTGTAGCAGTACATGCGCTTTTTGGAAcaatgtttaaattttcttcctgtggctcTCATTCCAGCGACAGCTATATTCCTTGAGGACATATGCAATATTTTAGAACAGTTTCCTgttctaaatatttaattagaTAATAATTAGATTAATAtttaacaaatgttttacaaatatttgaatTGTTATCTTTTTAGCAGAAGTACATAGTGCCCTCCTAATAAATTAAGGACTAAATTTAATGTGCCATTAATTGAAGCACTCCCATGGAATTCAAAGGCAAATGAAGAGACTcctaaagagaaggaaaagatccACTCAcctgattttaaacatttttttttacctgtattCAGATGTTCAGTCCATGTTATTGCAACATGTAGTCAACTTTAAAGCATGGCAGGTGCCATCCTGACGCCATATTGTGAATGTGTTGTGTTAATGGTGCTGCATGACATTCTTCAGGTGCTTTTTATCCTGACAACACCAAAGATTGGCAAAAGAGAGATGATGCTGTGGAGCCTGGAGGCCAGTACACTTATACATGGGACGTGACAGAAGATCAAGGTCCAGCTAAGGGAGATGCAGACTGCATAACCAGGGTTTACCACTCCCACATAGATGCTCCGAGAGATGTTGCCTCAGGGCTTGTTGGGCCTTTAATAATCTGCAGGAAAGGTAaactataaataaatatgtaagtaagtaaataaatacatatgcaaGGTGATTGATAATGGTTATTGATAAATATCAGTGACATAACttactggaaaaggagaagattACAGTTAATTTTGAAATAGCATCTTTTTGTCTTCTCAGTTAGCTGCCTTTCAATAGTATAGGAAGTAGTTTGATTTTATGTGCGACAGTGAATATAATTTGCAGAATGCTTTATCCACAAATCCATATGAGTGAGACATGTTCATGCTAGTAATGCAAAAGGATGAGTAAATACTGATATGAGAAACAGATTTACTGTAATCTTACCACATGCAATATTTATTCTTAGTAAAGTTATTTTATAGTATCTATCAAAACcgatttttattttctgagtgtGTCTGTAAGTTTATGTGTACACTCACACTTGAGAAAAGTGGCAAATTACGAAGTAAACAGTGACCAGTCCTACTAATACTACACTTAAAACTGATGAAGAGACAATGTCAGTTGCCAAAGACTTTGAATATAccactttctttttcagatacaATGAATAAGGGCAGTGATAAACACTTTGATGCTGAATTTATCCTTATGTTTTCTGTGATGGATGAAAATCTCAGTTGGTATCTAGAGGATAATATCAGGACATACTGTTCTGAGCCTTCCAAAGTTGACAAAGATGACGAGGACTTCCAGGAGAGCAATAAAATGCACTGTGAGAGAATGTTATATTAACGTTGCTTTGAATGGTGAAGTAGTATTTTTATATGTCGTCTCTTTTAAAGATGAACTGtagataatttcttcttttttaagcagGGCTTTTTCTTAGAGGATTAAGAAAgatccttttaaattaaaaaaaaattaaaaagtgatgGCAAGTTTTGTATGATCAGACCTTTGGAGTTGTGATATAAAATTCTTAGGGGCCAAGAATCTCTTTGCCAGTATATTTCCCAGGCGCTCTAAACAGAGTTGTGTTACTTTGTTCTGTTTCTTAGTCCTGAGCTCTGTACTATAATATCGCAGtttagaaaaacagtttttactgTTATTGTCAACAAAGAAGATACCTTTGGTCTGACGTGGGTTCCAGAACCATAGCAGGAACTGCTGGTCATGCAGGTAGTTGTGCAGGTGAAGTGTGTGTCTGATATTGGCTCACTTTCAAAGGTGTGGAGTTTTGTTTTGAgcctctttctgttttgaagaacaGAGCAATGGTTTTATGACACCTGCTTTTGAAGAAAAGTTCCTAAGGTCTGTGAAGGTAACTGTaacaaataacatttcttttagcAATCAATGGGTACATGTATGGATACCTCCCAAACCTCACGATGTGTGTGGAAGATAAGGTAAAATGGCATCTTTTTGGCATGGGTAATGAAGCTGACATCCATTCAGCCTACTTTCATGGACAGACCTTAATAGAAAGGCATCATCGAGTTGACACCATCAACCTCTTCCCAGCCACATTTATTGATGCTGTCATGATACCAAGGAGTCCTGGGGAATGGATGCTCAGCTGCCAAGTGAATGACCATATTGAAGGTACAGAATAAGTTCCAGtgatcagaatatttttttagctTGAGCTAACAGTTTACCAAGTCACTCCTGACCTGGTTATATGCCAGACGATATTCTCCTCTAGCTAACAAAACTCTCATAGTAATTGAAATGCCTAGAAGTGTATTAGATGGGCTTGAGCATGTAGCCACGGAAATCAAGGAAATTCTTCTCTGTAATGGAAGTTGTTATCACTTGGCAGCAATTAGCACAGCTGGACTTTTGCAAACCTAAACTTTAGACAAACAATAGCATGATGTAATGTGTAATTAGTCACAATTTTCTGTTTGCCAACAAGAAAGTTGGGGCTCATTCCATATTTGGGCAAGGGGCACAGGACAGGCAGGCTAACTTGCCTGCTGACAAAGACATGTTCTGGAAGGTGCGTTGGCTAATAAGCATTTCTCTTCTCTGTATCTTCCTGTATTTCCAGTGTTTGTTAACCGTATGAAATACTTAGAAGCTAATTCCACCCTTTTTCATGCTCTATATCACACTTTTCCATGATCTATATCCCTACAAGTGAGTTAGAGAAGTAATTTGTCACAAAATTGGGAAGGAACACAGAACTTAAAATCATTCTCCAAGGTTTGAAAATTCTGATATAAAAAGGAGTATGTTTAACCTACAGATTCAACTACAGAGGTTATAAGTTTTGAAATAGCTACCACGTCAAGCAGCGTCCTGATGTGGTTGAAGCATCCTGGGCAAGACTTAAATCCTACAAATTGGCCTAATCCATAGCTGTAAAAGGGCTCGCTCTATTGTATGGTTTGTATCTCCAGCAGGCAGATTCGTTAACAGACCCTTCTCTGTTTCACAAGCTGTGATCAGATGTAGAGGGATGATGGTCAGCCTGGGAGCACCTGGCCTTGACTGAAGTGCTACCTGACAGGGCTGCTTCCACTCCCCCCTAATCTCCTCTGTAACTACCATGGCCGTTGCAGCTTTACAAGCAGAATGCGCTTTACACACCCGAGTGCCTACTGTAAATACCATCGTGGTGTTTCTACATCCCAGCTCAGCTGGCATGCATTCTTTTATAGCattcatcttccttttcatttgtgATTTGCATATCCATCAACGGTGTGGGAATTCTCCAGGGAAGAGAAGAGCTATTGGAAgcagtgaaagagaaaacaaagtttgGTTCCTTCTCCCTGGTTTTCTCTAcctcctcatttttttccaggtggTATGCAGGCCCTTTTTGTTGTAAAAGATTGTAGGAAATCCACAACAGATCACATGGAGAGTACAAAGATAAGACAGTACTTCATTGCTGCTGAAGAGATCATCTGGAATTATGGCCCATCTGCAATGAACCATTTTACAGGACAAGAATTAATCACTGACAGGTAAATGCTTCTAATTGAAGAAGTTTTACTCTCCAAGCAGAATTGATATAAATATGCTAAATAAGGTAAGCCATACGGTAGAACTGACTTTTAAGCAGAATTTCTCGTTGTTCTCACCTCTGCTTAAATATTAATGCCAGGATAAATATCAGGCCAAACTAGGTCTATTGTTTTCCTTGCAATCTTACTATAAATTGTGCTGTAATGTTAGTAATTTCACTGGGATGAAGACGAATTGCAATGTCATATGTAGGCAGTGACCTCTGAGGGTTCAAGATTATTCTGAGTTAGAGAACAAAGCTAGGAATTCATGATCATCTCCTTAGCTGATGAAAATCACACTAACGGCATCTCAGCTGGCAAACGACTTGCACAAGGTAGCTTTGCCCTTTGCTCTGTGTTTACATATTTAAGACCTGGATCAATTCACTGAATACATTGATTCCTCAGATTTTTCATTTGTGAGTTAAAGAATACTTACCTGCTCCACAAGGGACAAGGCACAGTTCATTGTTTGAATAGTGCTTGTAAAACATTGAAAGGTCCTTTTTTGAAGAGTAAAAGTGTAGACTAAAAAGTGTAGACTTTCTGTTTAGATGTTACATATTCTTGGTGTTTGTATCTACTGTTGTTGAACTATTTGtaacttttaataaaaagaagagtAAGCTTCAGGTTACGAAATGTTGACTAGAATCGTTGTCATTGGTGAGTCTCTAAGCATGCTGGCTTTAGAAGGGCAACACAGCTCAGTGtctttttcttaaagagaagTTAGTGAAGGTTATGGATTCCTGCGCATCTTTGTATGGGACTGCATGTGAACGTGTGGCCAGATCACTGAAAGGAGACCCAAAAGACAATCTCAGCACGTCATATCTCACAAAATAGGGTTGAGGCCTTGACTGCCTTTGTAAGGCTGAGCATTATAACTTGAACTGTTTGCATCTGTTGCAATTTCTTTTACACAGTGAATCTCGCATATTTTTTGAACAAAGTGAAACAAGAATTGGTGGCTCTTATAAAAAAGCCATTTACAAAGAATATACAGATGGTTCTTTCACTGAACATAAAAAAAGGCTCACAGAGGAAGCACATCTTGGACTCTTAGGTAAGATATCTAAAATTATTTCATGTCAAAGATTTATGAGAGTAAACTATCACTTTCACTGGCTAGCCAACAGTGACCCTGCACCTCCAAGGGAGGGGccctcagctctccctgcctcctgcagATGCTGGTGTCTGTGGCTTCCTCCGAGAGAACCCCAGGGTGTAAGAACGCTCTTGGAGGCAATGCTTGGTGGTCCCCAGCTTGCCTGTGGGAATATGCCATGGTCTCCAAAGGTCAGGCTCTGAATTACAAGGCCAGGCTAGGCAGGTCTAGCCCTGTTTATAACCTGGCTGCTTCTGGCATGGCTCTGGACTGCGTTTGAGGTTGGCGCCAGTAGGTCCCTTTCCAAAGGGAGGAACTGTCCTGCGTGTCACTGGGCCTCCATGAGGAATTGGGAATGGAGCAGTCCAGTTGCTGCTGGGCTGCCATGTGATTCAGGGCACGTGCCAGGGACCTGGTCCGTGGCCACATAGGCCCAGGGGCAGTTCCCCATGCAACGGGAGAAGCAGCCAGCCATTGATTGCTGTAAGCTCGTGGTGATCTGTACATAGCTTGATAGAAACATCTTGTAATTAGACCATGTGCTCTTTTCCAGGACCTGTTATCAAGGCTGAAGTGGGTGAGAGCATCAGGGTGACCTTCCGAAACAATGCCAGCCGCCCGTTTAGCATTCAGCCCCATGGTGTGAGGTACCGCAAGAGCGACGAGGGGGCGTTGTACAGTGCCGCCTCCAGAGGTGCGCCTATAGACAGGGATCCTGCGAGCACCAGAGAACAAGTGTCGTACACGTTGATGTATTAAaggtgaaaaaataaacaatgttCATTGGGCATAATTCCTAATGTTGATTTCTGTAACAGGTGCTGAACCTCCAGCCTCTCATGTGAGTCCTGGTGCTACATTTACGTATGAGTGGAACGTGCCAGAAGATGTGGGCCCCACAGACCAAGATCCAGACTGTTTAACCTGGCTTTATTACTCAGCTGTGGATGCAGTCAGAGACACCAGTTCTGGCCTTGTGGGTCCTCTCTTGGTGTGCAGGAAAGGAGCTCTGCTTCCTTCTGGGAAACAGGTcagtcaaagaagaaaaatggaagcatTTGCATCATTGTAGCTTAAtctgctttctcttcctgaaTTGTGCCCTCAGGGCTGCCACATTAACGACCACTCAGCATCACCTCCTCTCCCCATCACAGTGTCACCCATGTGCTGAGGGCaatacagaaaatgaacaaagtgggtttggtttttgttttttaaaaaaaaaagcagaaacagtctGGCTCCAAATAGGTAGACACTGTATTGTGAAACCACCATCACAGTGAGCAACCGCTGGCATTCAAGTCTCAGCTAGGATGAGAATGACTAGAAGAATGTAGAGACTTTAAAGACCAAAACGCGCATTCATTTCCAGAGGCAGTTCCTGCTGGTAGAAAGAGTATTAGCAGCAGATATCTAGTCACCAGATACAGCAATTAGAGAGCTTTGAGATTATCAGAATGAAGTATTAATGTATGCATCTCTCCTACTTTGTGAACTGTACTCATAAATTACTATGcgcatagaattttttttcctgacgtTTTCTGTTCActcatttctattttcctttgtgCTATTTCTTCTCAACAGAAAAATGTGAACATGGAGTTTTTTCTACTTGCCACTGTATTTGATGAGAACCTGAGCTGGTACTTGGATGACAATATTTTGATGTTTACACTAAATCCTAACAAAATTGACAAAGATGATGAGGACTTCCAAGAGTCTAACAAAATGCACTGTAAGAAAATTATTAGTTAGCCAAGTATTCATTTCTACAATAAGGTCTTTACTTTTGTGATCTCATGTTGAAGACTGGGAAACTGTATAGTGGCAGAGacatttcattcatttccatTGGAAACAAAACCATGTTTGAATGCAATTCGATTTCAGCTAAATATGGTAGTTCAAAATATAATGCTAGCTGTTCAGTGTCTTGCATGGGAGTTGCACATTTAGCACTGTTATGTACCACTTTGAGTAGACAGAAGAAGGAATTAGGTCTGTAGCCCATGTGCAACCCCTGTGAATGCAaccaggcagcaagagaaaaccGATCTCTGCCCTACAGATGATGTAGCTGAAAGGAGGAtttccacagaatcacagactggttgaggttggaagggtgCTCTGGAGGTCGTCATCTCCAGCCCcccgctcaagcagggccacccagagctggttgcccaggaccgtgtccagatggcttttgagtacctccaaggatggagactccaccacctccctgggcagcctgtgccggtgctcggtcaccctcacagtgacaaagtgtttcctgatgttcagagggaacctcttgTGTGTCAgcgtgtgcccattgcctctggtcctggcactgggcaccgctggaaagagcctggctccgtcctctttgcaccctccctgcaggtatttgTATACGTTGATGAGATCCCCCGGAGcctgctcttccccaggctgaacggtcccagctctctcagcctttcctcgcaGAAGAGATGCTTTCTTGTCCCTTCAccatccttgtggccctttgttggactctctccagtacgtccatgtctctcttgtactggggagcccagaactcgGCACAGTCctccaggtgtggcttcaccagcactgagtagaggggaaggatcccctccctcgacctgctggccatacttTGCCTAACGCAGCCCAGCTCACCTTCTTttcagcaagggcacattgctggctcatgttcaactcggtgtccaccaggacccccagatccttttctgccaagctgctttccagctccaATGTCTGAAGCATTTCTACAATAGCAGCTGCAACCTGgcctttgacctgctggcaatagtcctcctaaagcagcccaggataccattagccttctttgcggcaagaacacattgctggctcattttGTGTCCGTGGCTGAGTCTGGATTCCTTTACCAGCACTGTGGCCCCCTTAGAATGACAATCTTTGCTTCCTTATTAGGGCAGAGCTGAGTTCCATGCTGATTGTATTTTGGTACTGTAGAAATGTCTTTCAAGTTTCATGTGAAAGAACATTATTATCTTCAGTACACAGTCCTGCAAATAAGTCCTAATCTTTAAACATGGTTGCTTGTGCTCTTTCTTAAATTTTGCCCTCAGGGGCATTCCTACTATTTACTGAGCCTTGATGCTGACCATTCAGTGGTACCTGTGAGGCCCAGGCTTTGAAAGTTTTGCACAGGAGTAGCTAGAAAGGATTAATAACTTAAACTAAAAAACACTTCAGATGATTGTCTCCACTGTGTGGCTGGAGGGTCTTGCAGGGTATAAAGCAGTGGAAGTTCCAGTTGGTCAAGTAAGCTACCTGTGCTTTAAACATTGAAAAGGAGAACActtagaaattgtttttaaacactgggttttaaaagttgttttgctTGAATTGATTCTCTAGTTTTGCTGATGTGATAAAGCATTTTATTGTTGGTATTTCTGTCAGTCTAAGATATCACATTACATCTGAAGTGTGTATTATTTAATCTGTATTGCAGAATTAAATAATGTGTTAATCAAGGGGGTTTTGCTTCCTCAAATCTTCTACAGCCATTAATGGTTATATGTACGGAAATCAACCTGGTCTTGAGATGTGTAAAGGAAGTGTTGTTTCCTGGCATTTGATGGGCTTGGGGTCAGAAGTTGATGTCCATGGGATATACTTTTCAGAAAACACATTCATAACTAAAGGAACAAGAAGGGATACAGCAAATCTGTTTCCACATACATTTCTTACAGCCATTATGAAGCCTGATTCTGAAGGTAAATGTCTTGTTTTAAAATCCTGTTACTAGTTTAGAAACTGTTTACCTATGAACATTTTATGTTATCAGCTTTAAATAGCTGATGTTTTGATCCTTTGGGTGCTAAAACTGTGTAGAACTGTGTTTTGAAGGGCAGCAAACTTGTGTTCATGGGACATAAGCTCTTAATGCTAAAGCCTTGATTTTTCTAGCTTCTACATACGCTGAATTTTATTACTACAATAGCCATACCACGCAAAGAATTTGGATCTTATATGAGCAATAGCCTGCGTCTCAGTCTCTAAACAATACAACCTCAAGATCTACTAGTAACAGTTTTTTGTTCTCAAGTCTTTGTTTCTTGTACAACCTCTAGGAGTTTTTGAAGTGTTGTGCCTGACAACAGATCACTACACAGGGGGCATGAAACAGAACTACAAAGTGAAACAATGCCATTGGTGGAATGTGGATCTATCTATGTATTTGCATGAAAAGACTTACTATATTGCTGCAGTGGAAGTTGAATGGGACTATTCTCCTAACAGGACATGGGAATTTGAGCGGCATCAATACCATGAGGAAAGGTACTTTGGAATAtacacaagggaaaaaatgcaaaaaagcaaaggAGCAA
The sequence above is a segment of the Calonectris borealis chromosome 9, bCalBor7.hap1.2, whole genome shotgun sequence genome. Coding sequences within it:
- the CP gene encoding ceruloplasmin, yielding MKLFFLSCLLVSCCCQVGAVNREYYIGIIETVWNYAPGNTNLISGQLFAEEEQAGVFLKRGPHRIGSAYKKAVYTQYTDHLYDVIVDKPSWLGFLGPIIKGEVGDSIIIHLKNFASRSYTLHPHGVRYTKENEGAFYPDNTKDWQKRDDAVEPGGQYTYTWDVTEDQGPAKGDADCITRVYHSHIDAPRDVASGLVGPLIICRKDTMNKGSDKHFDAEFILMFSVMDENLSWYLEDNIRTYCSEPSKVDKDDEDFQESNKMHSINGYMYGYLPNLTMCVEDKVKWHLFGMGNEADIHSAYFHGQTLIERHHRVDTINLFPATFIDAVMIPRSPGEWMLSCQVNDHIEGGMQALFVVKDCRKSTTDHMESTKIRQYFIAAEEIIWNYGPSAMNHFTGQELITDSESRIFFEQSETRIGGSYKKAIYKEYTDGSFTEHKKRLTEEAHLGLLGPVIKAEVGESIRVTFRNNASRPFSIQPHGVRYRKSDEGALYSAASRGAEPPASHVSPGATFTYEWNVPEDVGPTDQDPDCLTWLYYSAVDAVRDTSSGLVGPLLVCRKGALLPSGKQKNVNMEFFLLATVFDENLSWYLDDNILMFTLNPNKIDKDDEDFQESNKMHSINGYMYGNQPGLEMCKGSVVSWHLMGLGSEVDVHGIYFSENTFITKGTRRDTANLFPHTFLTAIMKPDSEGVFEVLCLTTDHYTGGMKQNYKVKQCHWWNVDLSMYLHEKTYYIAAVEVEWDYSPNRTWEFERHQYHEESPGNPFLNKEDKFIGSKYRKVVYREYTDQTFSTPKNRAEEQQHLEIQGPLLISNIGDKIIIVFKNLASRPYSIHAHGVKTDSSVVAVTNPGETKMYVWKIPERSSSERGDPHCIAWAYHSTVDIIKDTYSGLIGTLVVCHRHYLPSFHTKKKVQFALLFMVFDENESWYLDENIKTYSTNPHLVDKEDEEFLESNKMHAINGKVFGNLHGLTMHVGDKVSWYLMGMGNEIDIHTAHFHGHSFEYKQTGVYRSDVFDLFPGTFQTVEMTPQNPGTWLLHCHVTDHIHAGMEATYTVLPKEDKWSLFPRLFNQFKCKGMAGTLE